The proteins below come from a single Edaphobacter acidisoli genomic window:
- the dgoD gene encoding galactonate dehydratase has product MKITKISTLVVNARMRNWIFVKVETDQPGLYGWGESTLEWKTKGVVGAIEDLSVLLIGQDPCRIEHIWQIMHRQYFWRGGITNYSAMSGIDQALWDIKGKDLGQPVCNLLGGPVRDTLRFYDHLGGGTLENMYKSVEPSEFAERMKESMEKGFTAVKAMPIPVAEYIESPSTLKRAMRCVEAMRNAAGDDIDIMLDLHARTTPAAAIQFGRLLTDFNLFWYEEPCWPEHIDALVEVARALPYPIATGERLTGRWEFRELFEKRACSVVQPDVSHCGGISEARRIAAMAETYMISVACHNPQGPVSTAASTHIGFATPNYLIQEMVRADVPWRSDIVSEFIPLEAGQCSAPTRPGLGIEINEAEAAKYPWQPEVLMAYNHRDGSVADW; this is encoded by the coding sequence ATGAAAATCACAAAAATCTCCACCCTCGTCGTCAACGCGCGCATGAGGAACTGGATCTTCGTCAAAGTAGAAACCGACCAGCCAGGCCTTTATGGTTGGGGCGAATCCACGCTCGAATGGAAGACCAAGGGCGTCGTCGGTGCTATCGAAGATCTCTCCGTTCTTCTGATTGGTCAGGATCCCTGCCGTATTGAGCACATCTGGCAGATCATGCATCGGCAGTATTTCTGGCGCGGCGGGATCACGAACTACTCGGCCATGAGCGGCATCGATCAGGCTCTATGGGACATCAAGGGCAAGGACCTAGGTCAGCCTGTGTGCAACCTACTCGGTGGCCCAGTGCGAGACACACTCCGTTTTTACGATCACCTGGGTGGTGGCACGCTCGAGAACATGTATAAGTCTGTCGAACCTTCGGAGTTTGCAGAGCGCATGAAGGAGAGCATGGAGAAGGGATTCACTGCGGTTAAGGCGATGCCTATCCCGGTTGCCGAATACATTGAAAGTCCCTCGACTCTGAAACGCGCCATGCGCTGTGTCGAAGCCATGCGCAACGCAGCCGGCGATGACATCGACATTATGCTTGACCTGCATGCCCGCACCACGCCGGCTGCAGCGATTCAGTTTGGCCGCCTGCTCACAGACTTTAACCTCTTTTGGTACGAAGAACCATGCTGGCCTGAGCACATCGATGCACTAGTCGAAGTTGCACGTGCGCTTCCCTACCCCATCGCTACTGGCGAGCGACTAACAGGGCGCTGGGAGTTCCGCGAACTCTTCGAGAAGCGCGCATGCTCTGTCGTTCAACCGGACGTCTCACACTGCGGTGGCATCAGTGAGGCCCGACGCATCGCTGCAATGGCCGAGACATACATGATCTCCGTGGCCTGCCACAATCCACAGGGTCCCGTCAGTACTGCTGCCTCCACTCACATTGGCTTCGCGACGCCGAACTATCTTATTCAGGAAATGGTTCGCGCCGATGTTCCATGGCGAAGCGACATCGTCTCAGAGTTCATTCCGCTAGAAGCAGGACAGTGCAGCGCCCCCACCAGACCAGGACTGGGAATCGAGATCAATGAGGCCGAAGCAGCAAAATATCCGTGGCAGCCTGAAGTTCTGATGGCGTACAACCATCGCGATGGCTCAGTTGCAGACTGGTAG
- a CDS encoding SDR family NAD(P)-dependent oxidoreductase, with product MLDLTVEDVERTWAVSQWGVFHCSQLAARAMAAQDGGAIIIIRLVHGSRPYPNASAYNGAKAAITHMAASWALKLAPQHLRVNIIEPGWIDTPGERNFNPEDAIVIAGARLPLGRLGQADEVAKAVAFLASDDASYITGATLRVDGGFFLRY from the coding sequence TTGCTTGATCTTACGGTCGAAGACGTCGAGCGAACCTGGGCGGTCTCGCAATGGGGCGTGTTTCATTGCAGCCAGCTTGCTGCGCGCGCCATGGCAGCGCAAGACGGAGGAGCCATCATCATCATCCGCTTGGTTCACGGCTCGCGTCCGTACCCGAATGCCTCTGCGTATAACGGAGCTAAAGCGGCTATCACCCATATGGCCGCTTCCTGGGCACTGAAACTCGCGCCGCAACACCTGCGCGTCAACATCATCGAACCAGGCTGGATCGACACGCCCGGTGAGCGGAACTTCAACCCGGAAGACGCCATTGTTATCGCAGGCGCGCGCCTTCCACTCGGCAGACTTGGCCAGGCGGACGAAGTGGCCAAAGCCGTCGCCTTTCTCGCCTCCGATGATGCGAGTTACATTACCGGAGCAACGCTGCGCGTCGACGGAGGCTTCTTCCTTCGGTATTGA